The window ACCACCATGCAAAGAAAATAAACGCATGGATTGAAAGGCATCCGGTATTAGAATTGTTTTTCCTACCACCATACAGCCCTGATCTCAATGCAGTTGAAAGGGCGTGGTGGTATATGAGAAAGAAAATAACGCATAACAGGTATCTTAAGACCCTTAAAGAAAGAAAGGCTGCTTTTTGGAAAATGTTCTCTCATTTCCTAAAACCCAATATTGAACTAAAAACCGTTTGTGAAATTAATTATTAGACCTTATATAAAGTAAAATCGATATTAGCTGATTAGTTTGTATTTGTAGATTGAAAAAGTGTTTGATTGCTGTAAAGTCAAGAAAAAATGCCACTAACTCCTGAAAATTAGTGGCATTTGTAAGGCATTCGTGAAATTCGCCTAAATCCGTGCAATTCGTGTGTCTATTTCAAAAACAACAACTCCCTGAATTTAGGTAACGGCCACATGCCATCATCTACCAGCTGCTCCAGTTTATCAACCCGGTAGCGGATAGGGGCGAAGAACGATTTAACTTTTTCATCGTAATCAATAGCGCGCTGGCGAATGTCTTCCACGGCGTTGGCTGTTTTGCGGGCGTCAACCATTTGGTCAACATTGGTTTTGATGAAGTTAACGTGATCAGAAATTTTAGTGATCAGGTCAAGCTGGGCTTCATAGGTTGATGGTGCAAGCCCTAAATCTTTTAAGCCTTTTACATTGTTTATCAGTTTGGTTTGATATTCTATAGCAGCCGGAATAATTACATTTTGAACCAGTTCGCCTATTACGCGGGCTTCTATCTGTAGCTTCTTGTAAAAGCTATCTAATAAAATTTCATGGCGGGCATGCGCTTCACGGGGGCTAAATACGCCGGTTTCGGCAAACAGGATCTCTGCCTTTTCGGATAAAAATGCGTCCAGTGCTTTTGGCGTAGTTTTAATGTTGGCCAAACCACGGCGTTCGGCTTCTTTTTCCCACTCGTCGCTATAACCGTTGCCCTCAAAACGGATGTTTTTTGACTCCTTGATGTATTTTTTGATAACAATCAATAAGGCGAGGTCTTTCTTTTCGCCTTTTTTAATCAGTTTATCTACATCGTATTTGAATTTCTTAAGCTGCTCGGCAACAATCAGGTTAAGGATTGTCATCGGGCTGGCCGAATTGGCCGACGAACCTACCGCCCTCAATTCAAATTTATTGCCGGTAAACGCGAATGGCGAAGTACGGTTACGGTCGGTATTGTCAGGCAGTATCTGTGGTATTTTAGGAATGCCTTGCCATAATAGGTTATCCTCTTTTATTTTCTTGCTGATACGCGATGTTTCTATTTCATCCAGCACATCATTTAGCTGGCTGCCCAGGAAAATAGATATGATAGCCGGAGGTGCCTCATTTGCGCCCAGGCGATGATCGTTATTCACTGATGCGATAGACGCCCTTAACAAATCGGCATGTTCATGAACCGCTTTAATGGTATTTACAAAAAAGGTAAGGAACATTAGGTTGTTCTTAGGCGTTTTGCCCGGCGACAACAGATTTTTACCCGTATTGGTAATTAACGACCAGTTGTTATGCTTACCCGATCCGTTAATGCCGGCATAAGGTTTTTCGTGAAGCAATACTTTAAAGTTATGACGGCGGGCCACACGGTCCATCAAATCCATCAGGAGCTGGTTGTGGTCAATGGCCAGGTTTATTTCTTCATATATTGGTGCGCATTCAAATTGCGATGGAGCAACCTCATTATGGCGTGTTTTTAATGGTATACCTAATAATAAGGCCTCGGCTTCCATATCCTGCATATAGGCATACACCCGCTCGGGAATTGAACCGAAGTAGTGATCTTCCAGTTGCTGGTTTTTGGCAGATATATGACCAAAAAGAGTACGGCCGGTTAAATAAAGATCGGGGCGGGCGTTAAATAGGGCAATATCAACTAAAAAATATTCCTGCTCCAATCCTAATGATGCATTTACCTTCTCGATACCTTTGTCAAAATAATGGCAAACGTCAACTGCGGCCTTATCAAGCACACTTAAGGCCTTTAATAAAGGTACCTTGTAGTCCAGCGCCTCGCCGGTATAAGAAACAAATACTGTAGGTATACATAAGGTACGCGCCATTAAAAAGGCGGGCGACGACGGATCCCAGGCGGTATAACCACGGGCTTCAAAAGTATTACGGATGCCGCCGCTCGGGAAGCTGGAAGCATCTGGCTCCTGCTGCGATAATGCATCGCCGCTAAAACGCTCAATTGCGCCGCCGTCGGCAGTTGATTCAAAAAAAGCGTCGTGTTTTTCGGCAGTTGTGCCGGTAAGCGGCTGAAACCAGTGTGTATAATGGGTAGCTCCTTTGCCCAGCGCCCATGATTTCATTGCCGAGGCTATCTGTTCGGCCAGGTCGCGCGGGATAGGCTCGCCTTTTTCAATGGAGTTAACTATACCCTGGTACGCTTCTGTCGAAAGGTATTCCTTCATTTTCTTTTTATCGAAAACATTGGCACCAAAATATTCAGAGATTTTGGCTGCAGGCGGTTTCACCTCGGGGATAGTTCTGTTTAGAACGTCCTGAAGCGCTTTAAATCGGATGTTAGGCATTATATATAGGTTTATATACGGTTTTAAATAAAGACAAATTCAAAAATAGAACTATCCTTTAAAATATGCACCAAAATTTAACGAAATAAAATGATTTGGGCTGCTGTTAAGTTATCAAAAAGCTAAATATATTAAAGGTTACTGCGGGGATTATGGAAAAGATGGTGTTAAAATTTGCTTTTTATGTTATTTTCTTTCGATTTTTTTACCAAAACAACGTGTTTTTACTGTTTTGCTTGGTAAAATGTCTTTTTTGTAATTGTAAATCTGTTTTATGGGTATTTATTGCTTTTTGGCATTGAAAATTCATTAAAATTTAACCTGTTTTTTAGTTTTGAATTGCGATTATGATAATTTTTATATTTTTTATCATGTTTTTTTTGTTAAAAATTTGTTATTGTTAAAATAACTACCTAATTTCATGAAATAATTTACATAAACCCTATAAATATTATATTTTTTATAAAAAAGTGTAGTGTTTATTGGTCAAAACCTAAAGAGTGTTTTTTTAAGGTTGTTTTTTGAAGAATTAATGCCTTGCAATCAAACTATTTATATAATACAACAATCAAACTAAAATTAAACTATTAAAAAACAATCAAACTAAATTAAAAAACAAATGAAAGTAAGTTCTACAAAATTAAACCTCCTAAGTTCAGTCCGACAGCTGACACGTGAGAAATGGGCGCTGGGAGCTACCATTTTTACAGGAAAAATGATTGGCCTCTTGCTGGTTTTTGCCGCAATGATGGTTTTACCTGGTGTACTTGGCACATCTGCGCATGCTGCCGAAACTTACACCGCTCATGAAACGTCGTTAATTAACACAGTTAACACTGTTTGGACACTGGTTGCTGCCTTTTTAGTATTTGGTATGCAAGCTGGTTTCGTTATGCTTGAAGCAGGCTTTGCCCGCAAAAGAGAAACCGTGAACGTATTAATGGAGTGTATTTTTGATACTTGCCTTTGCGGTTTGTTATTTTACGCTGTAGGTTATGCGTTTATGTTTGGTAATGGTAACGGCTTTATTGGCTGGGGTGGTTTGGGTGCTGATGGTAAAACCATCACCAACTGGTTCTTCCTGCAAAATACGCCTGATACTTATGGTTCAACAGGTATCCCTGTATTGGCACACTGGATATTCCAGTACGCTTTTGCTGATACTTGCTCAACTATCGTATCTGGTGCAATGATTGGCCGTACCAGCTTCCGTGGCGATATTCTTTACAGTATAGGTATTACAGGTTTTATTTACCCAATTATAGGTCACTGGGCCTGGGGACCAGATGGTTTCTTAGCAGTAATGGGTACTTCAAGCATATTTGCTCATTTAAGTGCTCAGCCTTTCCGCGATTTTGCCGGCTCAACTGTAGTACACACTATAGGTGGTGTGGCTTCACTGGCAGGTGCAATGGTGTTAGGCCCACGGTTGGGCAGGATATTTGCCCGCGACGATAAGGAAAAAGGCGGATTACCTCCAGGTCATAACTTGTTAATTGCAGCAGTGGGTGGTTTCATCCTGTGGTTTGGCTGGTATGGTTTTAACCCTGGTTCAACTTTATCTGCAATGGATATGCAAGGTATCGGCCGCGTTGCTGCCAATACTACACTTGCTGCCTGCGCCGGCGGTTTTGCCGCAATGCTTATGGCACTATGGTTTGGCCCAACAAAAGGTAAATTTGATTTAGCTTTCACTATCAATGGTTTCTTAGGTGGCTTAGTTGCTATTACCTGCCCTTGTTACTGGGTTAGCCCGCTGGGTTCAATCCTTTTAGGTGCTGTTGCCGGTGTGGTAATATTTGCAGGTGTTTACCTTATCGAGTGGTTCCGTATCGACGATCCGGTTGGTGCAGTATCTGTACACGGCCTTTGCGGTATCTGGGGTACTTTATCATTAGGTTTATTTGCATCTGGCCAGTATGGCGCTACAGGCCCAACTGGTGCCGATAACTCTGCACCTGTAAAAGGTTTATTTTACGGTGGTGGTTTTGATGTATTAAAAGCACAGTTGATAGGTAGCTTTACCATTACCATTGCAGTATTCGTGGTAACTTTTGTAATGATGTTTATCATCAACAAATTAGGCCACCCATGGAAATTACGTATCGAAGAAGAAGGTGAAACAGGTGCTGGCGGTATCGATGTATTCGATCACGGTATCGAAGTTTACCCACCTCAGGATGATGAGATTAGCTTAAGCGGCCTTTTTGATAAAGGTGTAGCATCTCCATCTGCAGTATAATAAAAATCTTTAATGCCTTGTGCGGTTGGTTTAATGCCGACAATCTTTTACAGCCAACCGCACAGGTATTTTTATTTCAACCTTACAATTTTTTAACCGCTTTTACTAAAGGCTATTGTTGTGCATTAGCTTAATGGGAAAGCTTTATTTCAACCCAAATCAAATTCAAATCAATTAAATCGTTATCATGAAAAAAACACTTTTACTTTTATCAGCTCTTGTTGCCGGTACCTTCGTAGTTAAAGCGCAGGATACCGTTAAAACCACGTCAGATGCCCCTTTGGTTATCTACGGTTCGGTAGATACCTACTTCAAAAAAGATTTTGCTAATAAACCAAACATCCAAACCTCTTTCGGTTCTGACAATAATTCGGTATCAATTGGTATGATTGATCTTGGTTTAAAGAAAAAAGTAGGTAAGGCATCGTTTGTTGGCGAAATGTCTTTTGGTCCGCGTGGTCAGGAGCAATCAATTCCTGATGCTTCATTAGGTGGTTTGCCAACCGGTACATCAAGCTACCATATCCAAAACCTTTATGTATCTTACGATGTAACCGATAAGTTTAACTTAACTGCAGGTTACATGGCTACATTTGTAGGTTACGAGGTAATTAGCCCGACAGGTAACTTTAACTATTCAACTTCTTACTTATTCAGCGCGGGCCCGTTCCAAAATGCAGGCTTTAAAGCAACTTACGCTTTCTCTGATAAAGTAAGTTTAATGGCAGGTATTTTTAACGACAACTGGAATACCTACAAGGCAAATTCAGCTACGCCAGAAGTATCAACCTTTGGCTCGCAGTTGTTTTTAGCACCTGTTAAAGGATGGACAGCTTACATTAACTTTGCAAGTGGCAAATACTCTGGTACTATATTGGATTTAACCACCGCTTACCAAATAACCGATGCATTTAAATTAGGTTTAAATGCCGCACGTAAAACAGGTATGGGTGCTTATAACTACTTTGGTTATGCCTTATATCCTCAAATAGCTGTTTCAAAAGCAGTTACTTTTGGCTTAAGGGAAGAGTATTTTAAAGCTAAAGCTACAAACGGCGGTGCTGATATTGGCATTTCTCCGGGTAACTCGGTTGTTGCTTCAACTTTAACCTGCAGCATCAAATCAGGTCCTTTAACTTTCATTCCTGAGTTTAGGTTAGATCATACAAAAACTGGTGATGTTTTCTTGAAGAGTGATGGTACTGCTTCAAAATCAGCCGGTCAGTTTTTGTTAGCCGCTGTATATGCGTTCTAATTTAAAATAAAACATTATTTTACAAAAAGCCTCCTGATATAACCGGGAGGCTTTTTATCTTTATAGCTGCGTAGAGTCAAGAGTTAAGAACCAAGAATTAAGACAACTTCAAAGTTGAATAGATTTGAAGTACTTATATAAGTTTGCTGATCTCTAATACTAAAGCACGTGTGCTTTTTATCTTGACTCTTGACTCTTGATTCTTGACTCTTACTTATATGAAAAACATCTTTATAGCTCTAATCTGCATCCTTTCTGCAAAAAGCGCCATCGCCCAAAAAGATACACTGGCCTTTGATGAACGTAATAAATACATTTACTACCAAACGGTTGATCAGCCGGGCTTAAGCAAAGACACCTTGTATGGCCGGGGATTGTATTTTATGCATAAAGCATATCCTAAAGGCAAGCTAAAAATTACAAAAACCGATGAAGGCCAGGGTGTTTTGATAGGGGAGGGCAGTTTCGTTGTGTTGAAAAAATCGTTGTTATCGGGCAGCCTTGGAGGTGAAATAAGCTATGCGCTAAGGATAGAAGTTAAAGATTCAAAATATCGCTATTGGTTTACCGATTTTAAATTTACCCCTTATAAGCGCGATAGGTATGGTATGGAGGTTTTAGATCCTGGTATTATATTCCCGATGGAGGAGGCAAAAAATAAACTGGAGAAAAGAGATGTTGTAGTTTATTTGGACAAGATACTCAATTACAGCCGGCAAAACGGTGCGGTTTTAAAATCGTATATGTTAAAAGTTGCGCCGGTGAAAAAAGCCGCTCCTGCATTAAAAAAGATATCGACGAAAGACTGGTAGGTCATTGTGTCAGTTCATTGGTTCATTAGTTCATTGGTGTCGCTTTATTACATATCTGTTGGTTCATTGGTTCAAACTGCGGGGCGATTTGATTTTTTGCCACTGTTGCTGTGCTGGTTGCTTGATCTTCTTTTCTTCGATACGATAATTCGTAAACACCTCCTTCCTTATTAATAGCTTTCAAAGCAGATTGGTGAAATTCGACCCAATTCGTGGAATTCGTGTGAATCAAAAAAGCCGCCCCTTAACTTGTAGGGCGGCTTTAGTTTTTAGTTAGCCTTGGCGAGACAATATTAAAAACGTTAATTCTTTTTTGTTAATTGATATTCTGTTTGATTGTTGTTTGTTTGATTTTCTTTTTGTTCTGATACGGTGATTCGTAAACACCTCCTTTCGTATTTATAGCTTTCAAAGCAGCTTTGTGAAAATTCGACCCAATTCGTGTAAATCAATTCGTGAAATTCGGGTTATTACAATTCTTCATCGTGCTGGCTGATATCCAAGCCTGCCAGTTCTTCTTCAGGTGTAACACGTAGTGTGCTTATCATGTCGGTTATTTTTAACAATAATAATGAGCCGAAGAAAGCAAAAGCCGATACGCCAACTAAAGTTACCAGGTGAAGGAAAAATAAATGGGTTTCGCCATAAAATAAGCCGTTTCCTGTTGTGTTGGCGCTATTTACATTTTGATGTGCGAACACGCCGGTTAGCAACATACCAACCATACCGCCTACGCCATGGCAAGGGAATACATCAAGCGTATCGTCGATGCTGGTTTTGCTTCTCCAGATAACTACAAGGTTACTTACAACTGCTGCAACAATACCAATTATTAACGAGTGGGGGATGGTTACAAACCCTGCGGCGGGTGTAATGGCAACCAGGCCAACTACGGCACCAATACACGCGCCTAACACACCCGGCTTTTTGCCACGCAGGATATCAAAAAACATCCAGGCCATTGCTGCTGCTGCAGATGCAGTGGTTGTAGTAGCCAATGCCGTAGCAGCAAGCGTACCCGAACCTAAAGCAGAGCCTGCGTTAAAGCCAAACCAGCCGAACCATAATAAACCTGTACCCAATAAAACGTAGCTGATGCGGGCCGGATTGTGCGATGTTTCGTTACGGCCTTTTAAATATAATGCCGATGCAAGCGCAGCCCAGCCGGCGCTCATGTGTACAACGGTACCACCAGCAAAATCAAGTACTCCTTTACCAAACAGGAAGCCATCCGGATGCCAGGTTGAGTGGGCCAAAGGCGCATATATAAATACCATAAACAGGCAAAGAAAAATAACATAGGAGTTAAAGCGGATACGCTCGGCAAATGCGCCGGTAATAAGGGCCGGGGTGATAACTGCGAATTTTAACTGGAACATGGCAAACAATACCAATGGAATGGTTGGTGCAAGTTTCCAGGTGGCGTTACCCAGGGTGCCCTTCATCATAAAAAAGGTGCGCGGATCGCCGATGAAGCCGCCAATGGTATCGCCAAAGGCAAGGCTAAAGCCAAAAATAACCCAAATTACGGTGATAACGCCCATACATACAAAGCTTTGCAGCATGGTTGATAGCACGTTTTTTTTGCTCACCATACCGCCGTAAAAAAAGGCAAGTCCTGGTGTCATGATCAATACAAGGGCAGTACTTACCAATAGCCAGGCAGTATCGCCGGTATCAATTTTACTGTCTTTAACGGTTGTTAAAGTAACCGAAGGAAATATAAGGGCAAGTACTATGATAAGTATAAGTATGCCAAATGGGATGAATTTTTTCATGCTTAGGGTTTTAGGGAATAGTTAATAAAAAGCTGATAGCTTAATGCCTGAAGCAAAAGCCAGTTTAAAAAAAGCCCGGTTTATAAAATATTGATAGCTAACTACAATAACTGATTTTATTGCAATAACAACCAACTGTTAAAGCCTGGCCCTTGTGCAGGTACGCTTAACACTGTATAAACAAGGTTGGTTAATACTTTTAGTTTAATGATCATTGAAGAAACTGCCCGGTACCCAATCAAAATACCGGGCAGCATCAATAACTATACTTAGTGTTACGCCAATAGTGTAATGACGAATAGTTTTTAGTCGAAAGTCTTAAGTTCCAAGTCAAAAAAAGAATAAATCTGACTTCTGACTCAAGGCTTAGTACTATCAACTTAACACCAGGGCACCCAATCAAAATGCCTGTAAGTATTTAAACTAAGTTTTAAAAAACAATAAACACGGTTGTGTAATCAGCACAGCCGCATGTAATTGTTTAACTATTACCAAAAAGCGTGGAATGGAAAAAGAATGAGTTTGCGGAACCGCGATAGCTCGCTTGTGCCCCTGCCGCAAATAAAATTGAGATACTTTACGTTTATAGTGTAGAAATTGGGGCTTGTGTAAAGGAATGGCAGCGAATGCGAACCCCGGTGCTGCTGCAGATTTATAATTTGTACCGGTACATTATTAAGGCTGTAATCATAGTTATAAGGGCTATGATGGTTGGTTGTGGCCGATACCGATGTTTTTTTATCGTCTTTATGGCTGGCATGGTACAATCCTCCCCTTGCCGAGGCCGAAAGCCCCGAAAATAGAAGGAAAATTAACGCCGTAAACCGATAAAGGCTATTGAACATGTCTAAAAGTAGTAAAAAAATAAAATAAATGCATTTTTTTTACAATTATTTTAACCTTTTTACTGTTTATGTGAAAAATATGTATAGAATTCGATTTTTTAATTCACTGATTGCTGTAAAATATAGATTGTGTATTGCATTTTTTGGATTTTTTTCATTGAATTTAACTTTTTTTGAATTTTAGTGATTTATGATTTTTTAACAAAAGGATTTAAAGCGCACGATAATTTGTGGCCCTGCTCCGGTGTCCTGCCCCGGCTAAACGAGATCATATTAAATATTCTGTACGAATAATTATCTCGCTGTTTTGGCTTTGCGAAATTTTATTTGGTAAATATTGATTTACTCAAAATTAAATATACTATTTGTTTTGATTTGTCGTTATTTTTGAAATAAAATTCTTTAAATCATGTCAGTAACAAAATTTAATTTGTACAATACCGAGTGGCTCGAGCTTGTATTTGATCATCGTAACAAAACTTATGGTGCTTACGAACTGCGGCAGCATTATAGCCGTACCATGGGTAAAGCTATGGGATGGGCCTTTGCCGGCCTGGCGATTTTAATTGTGGGGAGTATTGTTTTTAGGCATAAGGTTGATGGGGCTGTTATACACGAGTATGTTTTACCGGAAATACTGCCAATTAATCCGCCGAAAGAGGTAAAACACCCTAAAGTTGAAGCCCCTCGATCGCCAGACCTGCCTCAACCTAAAACGCTTTCAAAAACACTGCGCTTTCCGCCGCCTGTTGTGGTGCCGGCCGAGCAAACGGTTGATCCGCATACTGTTGCCGATCTTCAAAAGTCGACCATAGCCAGTACTGACCGTAGTGGTGATGACGTGCCCGAAAATATTTTGGAGGCCGATGGTATAAAAGGAGGCGCTGGTACAGCTAATCCTATTACCGAAGATGAAAAGGTAAGGCCGTTTAGCGAAGTAGAAATATTACCGCAACCCGACGGTGGAATGGCCGGCTGGGCTAAGTTTTTACAAAAGAACCTGCAGTATCCAGCTTTGGCTCGTGAAAATAACATATCGGGTAAAGTAT is drawn from Mucilaginibacter ginsenosidivorax and contains these coding sequences:
- a CDS encoding ammonium transporter, translated to MKKFIPFGILILIIVLALIFPSVTLTTVKDSKIDTGDTAWLLVSTALVLIMTPGLAFFYGGMVSKKNVLSTMLQSFVCMGVITVIWVIFGFSLAFGDTIGGFIGDPRTFFMMKGTLGNATWKLAPTIPLVLFAMFQLKFAVITPALITGAFAERIRFNSYVIFLCLFMVFIYAPLAHSTWHPDGFLFGKGVLDFAGGTVVHMSAGWAALASALYLKGRNETSHNPARISYVLLGTGLLWFGWFGFNAGSALGSGTLAATALATTTTASAAAAMAWMFFDILRGKKPGVLGACIGAVVGLVAITPAAGFVTIPHSLIIGIVAAVVSNLVVIWRSKTSIDDTLDVFPCHGVGGMVGMLLTGVFAHQNVNSANTTGNGLFYGETHLFFLHLVTLVGVSAFAFFGSLLLLKITDMISTLRVTPEEELAGLDISQHDEEL
- a CDS encoding glutamine synthetase III family protein, whose protein sequence is MPNIRFKALQDVLNRTIPEVKPPAAKISEYFGANVFDKKKMKEYLSTEAYQGIVNSIEKGEPIPRDLAEQIASAMKSWALGKGATHYTHWFQPLTGTTAEKHDAFFESTADGGAIERFSGDALSQQEPDASSFPSGGIRNTFEARGYTAWDPSSPAFLMARTLCIPTVFVSYTGEALDYKVPLLKALSVLDKAAVDVCHYFDKGIEKVNASLGLEQEYFLVDIALFNARPDLYLTGRTLFGHISAKNQQLEDHYFGSIPERVYAYMQDMEAEALLLGIPLKTRHNEVAPSQFECAPIYEEINLAIDHNQLLMDLMDRVARRHNFKVLLHEKPYAGINGSGKHNNWSLITNTGKNLLSPGKTPKNNLMFLTFFVNTIKAVHEHADLLRASIASVNNDHRLGANEAPPAIISIFLGSQLNDVLDEIETSRISKKIKEDNLLWQGIPKIPQILPDNTDRNRTSPFAFTGNKFELRAVGSSANSASPMTILNLIVAEQLKKFKYDVDKLIKKGEKKDLALLIVIKKYIKESKNIRFEGNGYSDEWEKEAERRGLANIKTTPKALDAFLSEKAEILFAETGVFSPREAHARHEILLDSFYKKLQIEARVIGELVQNVIIPAAIEYQTKLINNVKGLKDLGLAPSTYEAQLDLITKISDHVNFIKTNVDQMVDARKTANAVEDIRQRAIDYDEKVKSFFAPIRYRVDKLEQLVDDGMWPLPKFRELLFLK
- a CDS encoding porin, which codes for MKKTLLLLSALVAGTFVVKAQDTVKTTSDAPLVIYGSVDTYFKKDFANKPNIQTSFGSDNNSVSIGMIDLGLKKKVGKASFVGEMSFGPRGQEQSIPDASLGGLPTGTSSYHIQNLYVSYDVTDKFNLTAGYMATFVGYEVISPTGNFNYSTSYLFSAGPFQNAGFKATYAFSDKVSLMAGIFNDNWNTYKANSATPEVSTFGSQLFLAPVKGWTAYINFASGKYSGTILDLTTAYQITDAFKLGLNAARKTGMGAYNYFGYALYPQIAVSKAVTFGLREEYFKAKATNGGADIGISPGNSVVASTLTCSIKSGPLTFIPEFRLDHTKTGDVFLKSDGTASKSAGQFLLAAVYAF
- a CDS encoding DUF4468 domain-containing protein — its product is MKNIFIALICILSAKSAIAQKDTLAFDERNKYIYYQTVDQPGLSKDTLYGRGLYFMHKAYPKGKLKITKTDEGQGVLIGEGSFVVLKKSLLSGSLGGEISYALRIEVKDSKYRYWFTDFKFTPYKRDRYGMEVLDPGIIFPMEEAKNKLEKRDVVVYLDKILNYSRQNGAVLKSYMLKVAPVKKAAPALKKISTKDW
- a CDS encoding ammonium transporter encodes the protein MKVSSTKLNLLSSVRQLTREKWALGATIFTGKMIGLLLVFAAMMVLPGVLGTSAHAAETYTAHETSLINTVNTVWTLVAAFLVFGMQAGFVMLEAGFARKRETVNVLMECIFDTCLCGLLFYAVGYAFMFGNGNGFIGWGGLGADGKTITNWFFLQNTPDTYGSTGIPVLAHWIFQYAFADTCSTIVSGAMIGRTSFRGDILYSIGITGFIYPIIGHWAWGPDGFLAVMGTSSIFAHLSAQPFRDFAGSTVVHTIGGVASLAGAMVLGPRLGRIFARDDKEKGGLPPGHNLLIAAVGGFILWFGWYGFNPGSTLSAMDMQGIGRVAANTTLAACAGGFAAMLMALWFGPTKGKFDLAFTINGFLGGLVAITCPCYWVSPLGSILLGAVAGVVIFAGVYLIEWFRIDDPVGAVSVHGLCGIWGTLSLGLFASGQYGATGPTGADNSAPVKGLFYGGGFDVLKAQLIGSFTITIAVFVVTFVMMFIINKLGHPWKLRIEEEGETGAGGIDVFDHGIEVYPPQDDEISLSGLFDKGVASPSAV
- a CDS encoding energy transducer TonB — its product is MSVTKFNLYNTEWLELVFDHRNKTYGAYELRQHYSRTMGKAMGWAFAGLAILIVGSIVFRHKVDGAVIHEYVLPEILPINPPKEVKHPKVEAPRSPDLPQPKTLSKTLRFPPPVVVPAEQTVDPHTVADLQKSTIASTDRSGDDVPENILEADGIKGGAGTANPITEDEKVRPFSEVEILPQPDGGMAGWAKFLQKNLQYPALARENNISGKVFVSFIVEKDGQLTDIKIVRGLGYGLDEESVRVLKLAKAWKPGIQNGHPVRVAYSIPFNFQLAGE